The Salipiger profundus genome includes the window GCCCGCCTTCGTCGGCAGGGAGAGCGATACTTCGCAGGCGATCTGAGGGATATCTCGGGTGACCGCCGCCTCACCATCCTTGCGGTCTGCGCGCTGGAATGGCGCTGCGCCATTGCTGACGCTGTCGTCGAGACCCATGACCGCATCGTGGGCAAGACCTGGCGCGAGGCGAAGTCACGATGTGACGCCCGGATGGACGATGCCAGATCGGCGCTGAAGGACACCCTGCAATCCTTCAGGACATTGGGAGCGGCGCTCCTGGAAGCGCATGAGGATCGGGCCTCTCTCGAAGAGGCCGTCGGCAATGCCGGCGGCTGGATATCCCTCAAGGGGCTTGTCGCCACGGCCGCTCAACTGACCGACACGTTTGCCGCTGATCCGCTGGCGCATGTCGGTCACGGATATCATCGCTTCCGGCGTTATGCGCCGCGCATGCTGCGGGTACTCGACATCTGTGCCGCGCCCGTGGCGGAGCCGCTGCTGGCGGCAAGCGCGGTCATCGCGGGCACGGCGACACCAGACGTCCGGCCGCTGACCTTTCTGCGCCGCGCCTCGAAGTGGCACCGCCACCTGGATGGCGAAGATGAGCACCGGATATGGGAGGTCGCGGTCCTGTTCCATCTGCGCGAAGCCTTCCGTTCCGGTGATATCTGGCTGGCGCATTCGCGCAGGTATGGCGACCTGAAGGAAGCGCTGGTCCCGGTCGACGTCGCCCGCGCCACGCCGAGGCTGGCCATGCCGTTCGAGCCGGAAACCTGGCTGGCCGACCGCAAAGCCCGAATGGCTGACGCCCTGCATCGCCTGGCGCGTGCGGCTAGGGCCGGGACCATGCCGGGAGGCTCCATCGAGGACGGCACCTTGAAAATCGACCGGCTGGCTGCGGCGGTTCCCGAGGAAGCCGACGCCTTGGTGCTCGACCTCTATGGCCGCCTGCCGGAAGTCAGGGTCACCGATCTCCTGCTCGAAGTGGATGCGGAGGTTGGCTTCACCGAGGCCTTTACGCATCTGCGCACCGGCGCGCCGTGCAGGGACCGGATCGGCCTGCTGAACGTGTTGCTTGCCGAGGGGCTGAATCTCGGCCTCAGCAAGATGGCCGGGGCCACGAACACGCACGACTTCTTCCAGCTTTCCCGCCTGTCGCGCTGGCATGTCGAAAGCGAGGCGATGGCCCGCGCCCTGGCCATGGTGATCGACGGGCAGTCGGCACTGCCGATGGCGCAGTTCTGGGGCGCCGGACAGACCGCATCGAGCGACGGGCAGTTCTTCCCGACGACACGCCAGGGCGAGGCGATGAATCTGATCAACGCCAAGTACGGCCATGAGCCCGGGCTGAAAGCCTACACCCATGTCTCCGACCAGTTCGGTCCCTTCGCCACACAGACCATCCCGGCTACCGTGAACGAAGCGCCCTACATCCTCGATGGCCTGCTGATGACCAGCGCCGGGCAGAAGATCCGGGAGCAATATGCCGATACTGGCGGCTTCACCGACCACGTCTTCGCCGTCACCGCCCTGCTGGGCTTCCAGTTCATCCCCCGCATCCGCGACCTGCCATCCAAGCGCCTCTACCTCTTCGATCCGGCCGCCTGCCCGAAAGAGCTGAAAGGGCTGATCGGCGGCAAGATCAGGCAGTCCCTCATCGCCGCGAACTGGCCCGATATCCTGCGCAGCGTGGCGACCATGGCGTCAGGAGCCATCCCGCCGAGCCAACTCCTGCGGAAGTTCGCGTCCTACCCGAGGCAACATGAACTGGCGGTCGCCTTGCGGGAAATCGGACGGGTCGAACGGACGCTCTTCATCATCGACTGGCTGCTTGATGCCGGCATGCAGCGCCGCGCCCAGATCGGCCTG containing:
- a CDS encoding Tn3 family transposase; its protein translation is MPRRSILTARQRAALFDLPTDDASMLRHYTLADDDLEIVRARRRPHNRFGFALQLCALRYPGRLLAPGEVIPLAVTRFLAAQLGMRPDDLAGYATREETRHEHLAALREIYGYKMFAGRGARDLKIWLEDAAEAARSNEDLARRFVEQCRATQTIFPGITVIERLCAEALVAAERRIDARIGGRLDDAMRARLDALLTEDAGGSVTRFVWLRQFETGQNSADMNRLLDRLEYLRALALDRGILADVPPHRVARLRRQGERYFAGDLRDISGDRRLTILAVCALEWRCAIADAVVETHDRIVGKTWREAKSRCDARMDDARSALKDTLQSFRTLGAALLEAHEDRASLEEAVGNAGGWISLKGLVATAAQLTDTFAADPLAHVGHGYHRFRRYAPRMLRVLDICAAPVAEPLLAASAVIAGTATPDVRPLTFLRRASKWHRHLDGEDEHRIWEVAVLFHLREAFRSGDIWLAHSRRYGDLKEALVPVDVARATPRLAMPFEPETWLADRKARMADALHRLARAARAGTMPGGSIEDGTLKIDRLAAAVPEEADALVLDLYGRLPEVRVTDLLLEVDAEVGFTEAFTHLRTGAPCRDRIGLLNVLLAEGLNLGLSKMAGATNTHDFFQLSRLSRWHVESEAMARALAMVIDGQSALPMAQFWGAGQTASSDGQFFPTTRQGEAMNLINAKYGHEPGLKAYTHVSDQFGPFATQTIPATVNEAPYILDGLLMTSAGQKIREQYADTGGFTDHVFAVTALLGFQFIPRIRDLPSKRLYLFDPAACPKELKGLIGGKIRQSLIAANWPDILRSVATMASGAIPPSQLLRKFASYPRQHELAVALREIGRVERTLFIIDWLLDAGMQRRAQIGLNKGEAHHALKNALRIGRQGEIRDRTSEAQHFRMAGLNLLAAIVIYWNTKHLGQAVASRRREGLDCSPNLLAHISPLGWAHVLLTGEYKWPKRA